The Prunus persica cultivar Lovell chromosome G7, Prunus_persica_NCBIv2, whole genome shotgun sequence genome has a segment encoding these proteins:
- the LOC18771169 gene encoding protein GRIP isoform X1: MSTEVEAQMEEKSKPQKHGGNGNGDLALENGGQGSSDAHDQLVQMVMELKLQNEFLKSQFEGFQNFQQTEPSETEGGKSEEVEQLRQTIESLNVELLEEKQTRAAAEVALKHLQEAHSEADSKAQELSAKLAEAQQKLDQEIKEREEKYSDLDSKFTRLHKRAKQRIQDVQKEKDDLEARFREVNEASERALSQQSALQQELDRTRQQANDALKAIDAERQQLRSANNKLRDNIEELRHQLQPKETAIEALQHTILEKEQMLEDMRGLLQAADEKRQASIAELSAKHQKNLESLEAQLADASSDRNKATETISSLQMLVAEKESKIAEMEAASTGEAARLRAAVETLKGDLTHLKHEHEKEKESWEAASRALNTKLQIAESNRICAEIEVAKMRSQLESEVSAKTRMLDARDAELAIVKEEINRLEREFSSYKSRAHALLQKKDAELAGAKDSEQVKALEEALKEAEKEVSFVCAERDKALQDLQNALANHYKEIAERDAALKDALQQIKSLESMLESANNHHRSAKEAWEVNLKSLEETWQVRCDTLRAQNEASSGEDIKKELEELKLQYKKLKEEHSSFHDLADRMIEEKDKEISRLVDDNKKLHQSLNSRPRADHNDNYNTGMYKHDTSSINNSAAEQQILILARQQAQREEELAQSQRHILALQEEIEELERENRLHSQQESMLKAELRNMERTQKREGVDMTYLKNVILKLLETGEVEALLPVVGMLLQFSPDEIQKCQQAYRASGDVPPSPASDASGSATSLFSRFSFS, from the exons ATGTCGACGGAGGTTGAGGCTCAAATGGAAGAGAAATCGAAGCCGCAGAAGCACGGAGGCAATGGCAATGGAGATCTCGCGTTGGAGAATGGCGGCCAGGGCTCGAGCGATGCTCATGATCAGCTTGTTCAGATGGTCATGGAGCTCAAATTGCAGAACGAATTCCTGAAGTCTCAGTTCGAAGGATTTCAGAATTTCCAACAAACAGAGCCGAGTGAGACGGAAGGCGGTAAATCTGAAGAGGTGGAGCAACTGCGTCAAACGATTGAATCGTTGAATGTGGAGCTTTTGGAAGAGAAACAAACACGAGCTGCAGCTGAAGTGGCTTTGAAGCATCTTCAGGAAGCACACTCGGAAGCAGATTCTAAAGCTCAAGAGCTCTCTGCGAAGCTCGCTGAAG CTCAACAGAAGTTGGatcaagaaataaaagaacgGGAAGAGAAGTATTCTGATCTCGACTCGAAATTCACCAGGCTTCATAAACGAGCAAAACAGCGTATTCAAGATGTTCAAAAG GAAAAAGATGACCTGGAGGCTCGATTTCGTGAAGTAAATGAAGCTTCTGAGCGAGCGTTGTCCCAACAGTCAGCATTGCAGCAAGAGCTGGATAGAACAAGGCAACAAGCAAATGATGCACTGAAAGCAATTGATGCAGAGAGGCAACAACTAAGAAGTGCAAACAATAA ACTACGAGACAACATTGAGGAATTACGGCACCAATTGCAACCAAAGGAGACTGCTATTGAGGCATTACAACATACAATTTTGGAGAAGGAACAG ATGTTGGAAGACATGCGAGGGTTGCTGCAGGCTGCTGATGAAAAAAGGCAAGCTTCAATAGCTGAACTCTCTGCTAAACATCAGAAG AATTTGGAGAGTTTGGAAGCCCAGCTTGCTGATGCATCATCTGATAGAAATAAAGCAACTGAAACTATTTCTTCACTGCAG ATGCTAGTTGCGGAGAAAGAGTCTAAGATTGCAGAGATGGAAGCAGCATCAACGGGTGAGGCAGCAAGGCTTAGAGCTGCTGTGGAAACTCTAAAAGGAGACCTTACTCACCTGAAGCATGAGCAT gagaaagaaaaggaaagctgGGAAGCCGCCTCCAGGGCACTGAACACAAAGCTCCAAATTGCTGAGAGCAACCGGATATGTGCTGAAATTGAAGTAGCCAAAATGAGAA GCCAGCTGGAATCAGAGGTGTCTGCAAAAACACGAATGCTTGATGCTAGGGATGCTGAACTTGCAATTGTCAAGGAGGAg ATCAACCGCCTTGAACGTGAGTTTTCTTCTTACAAAAGCCGTGCTCATGCACTTCTCCAGAAGAAGGATGCAGAGCTGGCTGGAGCTAAAGATTCCGAACAAGTCAAAGCTCTTGAGGAAGCACTAAAA GAGGCTGAAAAGGAAGTATCTTTTGTGTGTGCTGAAAGGGATAAGGCCCTTCAAGATCTTCAGAATGCCTTGGCTAATCATTACAAAGAAATAGCAGAAAG AGATGCTGCTCTTAAGGACGCCTTGCAGCAGATCAAGAGCTTAGAGTCAATGCTTGAATCTGCTAATAATCATCACCGATCAGCAAAAGAAGCATGGGAGGTGAACCTTAAGAGTTTGGAAGAAACATGGCAGG TAAGATGTGACACACTGAGAGCCCAAAATGAAGCATCTTCTGGAGaagatataaaaaaagaattggaaGAGCTCAAATTACagtataaaaaattgaag GAGGAGCACAGTTCATTTCATGATCTCGCTGATAGAATGATTGAGGAGAAGGACAAAGAAATTTCTAGACTTGTAGATGATAACAAGAAACTTCATCAGTCATTGAACTCAAGACCACGA GCTGATCATAACGATAATTATAACACAG GCATGTATAAACATGACACATCAAGTATAAACAACTCTGCTGCAGAACAGCAGATTCTG attttggcaAGGCAGCAAGCccaaagagaggaagaactagCACAGTCACAGCGGCACATTTTAGCGCTTCAA GAGGAAATTGAGGAGCTGGAGCGTGAGAATCGGTTGCATAGCCAACAG GAATCTATGTTGAAGGCTGAGCTTCGCAACATGGAAAGAACGCAGAAGAGGGAAGGAGTAGATATGACATACCTGAAAAATGTTATCTTAAAGCTTCTTGAAACAG GTGAAGTGGAGGCCCTATTACCTGTAGTTGGTATGCTTCTTCAATTTAGTCCGGACGAG ATACAGAAGTGTCAACAAGCGTACCGAGCATCCGGAGATGTTCCTCCTAGCCCAGCGAGTGATGCTTCAGGATCAGCGACTTCTCTTTTCTCAAGATTCTCATTTTCATGA
- the LOC18771169 gene encoding protein GRIP isoform X2, whose product MSTEVEAQMEEKSKPQKHGGNGNGDLALENGGQGSSDAHDQLVQMVMELKLQNEFLKSQFEGFQNFQQTEPSETEGGKSEEVEQLRQTIESLNVELLEEKQTRAAAEVALKHLQEAHSEADSKAQELSAKLAEAQQKLDQEIKEREEKYSDLDSKFTRLHKRAKQRIQDVQKEKDDLEARFREVNEASERALSQQSALQQELDRTRQQANDALKAIDAERQQLRSANNKLRDNIEELRHQLQPKETAIEALQHTILEKEQMLEDMRGLLQAADEKRQASIAELSAKHQKNLESLEAQLADASSDRNKATETISSLQMLVAEKESKIAEMEAASTGEAARLRAAVETLKGDLTHLKHEHEKEKESWEAASRALNTKLQIAESNRICAEIEVAKMRSQLESEVSAKTRMLDARDAELAIVKEEINRLEREFSSYKSRAHALLQKKDAELAGAKDSEQVKALEEALKEAEKEVSFVCAERDKALQDLQNALANHYKEIAERDAALKDALQQIKSLESMLESANNHHRSAKEAWEVNLKSLEETWQVRCDTLRAQNEASSGEDIKKELEELKLQYKKLKEEHSSFHDLADRMIEEKDKEISRLVDDNKKLHQSLNSRPRADHNDNYNTGMYKHDTSSINNSAAEQQILILARQQAQRSASLDYYCSLGQF is encoded by the exons ATGTCGACGGAGGTTGAGGCTCAAATGGAAGAGAAATCGAAGCCGCAGAAGCACGGAGGCAATGGCAATGGAGATCTCGCGTTGGAGAATGGCGGCCAGGGCTCGAGCGATGCTCATGATCAGCTTGTTCAGATGGTCATGGAGCTCAAATTGCAGAACGAATTCCTGAAGTCTCAGTTCGAAGGATTTCAGAATTTCCAACAAACAGAGCCGAGTGAGACGGAAGGCGGTAAATCTGAAGAGGTGGAGCAACTGCGTCAAACGATTGAATCGTTGAATGTGGAGCTTTTGGAAGAGAAACAAACACGAGCTGCAGCTGAAGTGGCTTTGAAGCATCTTCAGGAAGCACACTCGGAAGCAGATTCTAAAGCTCAAGAGCTCTCTGCGAAGCTCGCTGAAG CTCAACAGAAGTTGGatcaagaaataaaagaacgGGAAGAGAAGTATTCTGATCTCGACTCGAAATTCACCAGGCTTCATAAACGAGCAAAACAGCGTATTCAAGATGTTCAAAAG GAAAAAGATGACCTGGAGGCTCGATTTCGTGAAGTAAATGAAGCTTCTGAGCGAGCGTTGTCCCAACAGTCAGCATTGCAGCAAGAGCTGGATAGAACAAGGCAACAAGCAAATGATGCACTGAAAGCAATTGATGCAGAGAGGCAACAACTAAGAAGTGCAAACAATAA ACTACGAGACAACATTGAGGAATTACGGCACCAATTGCAACCAAAGGAGACTGCTATTGAGGCATTACAACATACAATTTTGGAGAAGGAACAG ATGTTGGAAGACATGCGAGGGTTGCTGCAGGCTGCTGATGAAAAAAGGCAAGCTTCAATAGCTGAACTCTCTGCTAAACATCAGAAG AATTTGGAGAGTTTGGAAGCCCAGCTTGCTGATGCATCATCTGATAGAAATAAAGCAACTGAAACTATTTCTTCACTGCAG ATGCTAGTTGCGGAGAAAGAGTCTAAGATTGCAGAGATGGAAGCAGCATCAACGGGTGAGGCAGCAAGGCTTAGAGCTGCTGTGGAAACTCTAAAAGGAGACCTTACTCACCTGAAGCATGAGCAT gagaaagaaaaggaaagctgGGAAGCCGCCTCCAGGGCACTGAACACAAAGCTCCAAATTGCTGAGAGCAACCGGATATGTGCTGAAATTGAAGTAGCCAAAATGAGAA GCCAGCTGGAATCAGAGGTGTCTGCAAAAACACGAATGCTTGATGCTAGGGATGCTGAACTTGCAATTGTCAAGGAGGAg ATCAACCGCCTTGAACGTGAGTTTTCTTCTTACAAAAGCCGTGCTCATGCACTTCTCCAGAAGAAGGATGCAGAGCTGGCTGGAGCTAAAGATTCCGAACAAGTCAAAGCTCTTGAGGAAGCACTAAAA GAGGCTGAAAAGGAAGTATCTTTTGTGTGTGCTGAAAGGGATAAGGCCCTTCAAGATCTTCAGAATGCCTTGGCTAATCATTACAAAGAAATAGCAGAAAG AGATGCTGCTCTTAAGGACGCCTTGCAGCAGATCAAGAGCTTAGAGTCAATGCTTGAATCTGCTAATAATCATCACCGATCAGCAAAAGAAGCATGGGAGGTGAACCTTAAGAGTTTGGAAGAAACATGGCAGG TAAGATGTGACACACTGAGAGCCCAAAATGAAGCATCTTCTGGAGaagatataaaaaaagaattggaaGAGCTCAAATTACagtataaaaaattgaag GAGGAGCACAGTTCATTTCATGATCTCGCTGATAGAATGATTGAGGAGAAGGACAAAGAAATTTCTAGACTTGTAGATGATAACAAGAAACTTCATCAGTCATTGAACTCAAGACCACGA GCTGATCATAACGATAATTATAACACAG GCATGTATAAACATGACACATCAAGTATAAACAACTCTGCTGCAGAACAGCAGATTCTG
- the LOC18771288 gene encoding uncharacterized protein LOC18771288 isoform X1 — MELDRYRSLKRIQEEFYQMQSNPSDDFKCCLLERNPYEWQFAIRGPSGTELEGGIYHGWIQFPEEYPSKPPSFTLLTENGCFKTQNKTGIRRLNYWQPSWRVRDGLLALIDEMHTYPDGELDSVEYNREERRDLAIKSRAAAPKYGTAERQKVIDEIHEYLLSKSPPIPVPQVRRTRNVPCQEEVVVDRVGSTQMELDRSVIVEDKSNIQNSGEKRILEEYNEIESNPSNDFKCLKLDWNPYEWQFAIRGPSGTEFEGGIYHGVVQFSEGYPSKPPSIMFLTKNGRFKTQTDISARLLLNWQSPRIVRNALLALIEEMPTYPDGDGELDSVKYNKNIMRVLAINSRIAAPKYGTSERQKVIDAIHEYMLSKAPPVPQLQLSSLSQNGAERKHGRGTGSVFNNIIGNKVHATNGRVRFLRSMNGPPEPMIAKIFGLVLLFSSILYGILSGRRR; from the exons ATGGAATTGGATCGCTACCGATCGTTGAAGCGGATTCAAGAGGAATTTTATCAGATGCAATCCAATCCCTCCGACGATTTCAAGTGCTGCCTGCTCGAGCGGAACCCATATGAATGgcaatttgcaatcagaggcCCTAGTGGAACTGAATTAGAGGGTGGGATTTATCATGGGTGGATCCAGTTTCCGGAGGAGTACCCATCGAAGCCTCCTTCATTCACGCTTTTGACGGAAAATGGTTgcttcaaaacccaaaacaagaCCGGGATAAGGCGATTGAATTATTGGCAGCCATCATGGAGGGTGCGAGATGGTTTACTTGCACTTATTGATGAAATGCATACCTACCCAGATGGTGAATTGGATTCAGTAGAATACAATAGGGAAGAAAGGCGTGATCTGGCCATCAAATCTCGTGCGGCAGCCCCAAAATATGGCACTGCTGAACGTCAGAAGGTAATTGATGAGATTCATGAATATCTGCTAAGCAAGTCACCACCTATTCCTGTTCCTCAAGTCCGACGGACGAGAAACGTTCCGTGTCAG gAAGAGGTGGTTGTGGATCGAGTCGGATCAACGCAGATGGAATTGGATCGGAGTGTGATAGTGGAGGACAAGTCCAACATACAGAACTCAGGGGAGAAGCGGATTCTAGAGGAGTATAATGAGATTGAATCCAATCCCTCCAACGATTTCAAGTGCCTCAAGCTCGATTGGAACCCATATGAATGgcaatttgcaatcagaggcCCTAGTGGAACTGAATTCGAGGGTGGGATTTATCATGGGGTGGTCCAGTTTTCGGAGGGATACCCATCGAAGCCTCCTTCAATCATGTTTTTGACGAAAAATGGTCGCTTCAAAACCCAAACCGACATCAGCGCAAGGCTATTATTGAACTGGCAGTCACCAAGGATTGTGCGAAATGCTTTACTTGCACTTATTGAGGAAATGCCCACCTATCCAGATGGTGATGGTGAATTGGATTCAGTAAAATACAATAAGAATATAATGCGTGTCCTGGCCATCAATTCTCGTATAGCAGCCCCAAAATATGGCACTTCTGAACGTCAGAAGGTAATTGATGCGATTCATGAATATATGCTAAGCAAGGCACCACCTGTTCCTCAACTCCAACTGAGCAGCCTCTCCCAAAATGGAGCCGAAAGAAAGCACGGCAGAGGCACAGGCTCTGTCTTCAACAACATTATTGGGAATAAAGTTCATGCTACCAACGGCAGGGTACGATTTTTGCGTTCTATGAATGGGCCCCCCGAACCCATGATTGCAAAaatatttggtttggttctcTTGTTTTCGTCAATACTTTATGGGATTTTGTCCGGGCGAAGGAGGTGA
- the LOC18771288 gene encoding ubiquitin-conjugating enzyme E2 J1 isoform X2 produces MELDRYRSLKRIQEEFYQMQSNPSDDFKCCLLERNPYEWQFAIRGPSGTELEGGIYHGWIQFPEEYPSKPPSFTLLTENGCFKTQNKTGIRRLNYWQPSWRVRDGLLALIDEMHTYPDGELDSVEYNREERRDLAIKSRAAAPKYGTAERQKEEVVVDRVGSTQMELDRSVIVEDKSNIQNSGEKRILEEYNEIESNPSNDFKCLKLDWNPYEWQFAIRGPSGTEFEGGIYHGVVQFSEGYPSKPPSIMFLTKNGRFKTQTDISARLLLNWQSPRIVRNALLALIEEMPTYPDGDGELDSVKYNKNIMRVLAINSRIAAPKYGTSERQKVIDAIHEYMLSKAPPVPQLQLSSLSQNGAERKHGRGTGSVFNNIIGNKVHATNGRVRFLRSMNGPPEPMIAKIFGLVLLFSSILYGILSGRRR; encoded by the exons ATGGAATTGGATCGCTACCGATCGTTGAAGCGGATTCAAGAGGAATTTTATCAGATGCAATCCAATCCCTCCGACGATTTCAAGTGCTGCCTGCTCGAGCGGAACCCATATGAATGgcaatttgcaatcagaggcCCTAGTGGAACTGAATTAGAGGGTGGGATTTATCATGGGTGGATCCAGTTTCCGGAGGAGTACCCATCGAAGCCTCCTTCATTCACGCTTTTGACGGAAAATGGTTgcttcaaaacccaaaacaagaCCGGGATAAGGCGATTGAATTATTGGCAGCCATCATGGAGGGTGCGAGATGGTTTACTTGCACTTATTGATGAAATGCATACCTACCCAGATGGTGAATTGGATTCAGTAGAATACAATAGGGAAGAAAGGCGTGATCTGGCCATCAAATCTCGTGCGGCAGCCCCAAAATATGGCACTGCTGAACGTCAGAAG gAAGAGGTGGTTGTGGATCGAGTCGGATCAACGCAGATGGAATTGGATCGGAGTGTGATAGTGGAGGACAAGTCCAACATACAGAACTCAGGGGAGAAGCGGATTCTAGAGGAGTATAATGAGATTGAATCCAATCCCTCCAACGATTTCAAGTGCCTCAAGCTCGATTGGAACCCATATGAATGgcaatttgcaatcagaggcCCTAGTGGAACTGAATTCGAGGGTGGGATTTATCATGGGGTGGTCCAGTTTTCGGAGGGATACCCATCGAAGCCTCCTTCAATCATGTTTTTGACGAAAAATGGTCGCTTCAAAACCCAAACCGACATCAGCGCAAGGCTATTATTGAACTGGCAGTCACCAAGGATTGTGCGAAATGCTTTACTTGCACTTATTGAGGAAATGCCCACCTATCCAGATGGTGATGGTGAATTGGATTCAGTAAAATACAATAAGAATATAATGCGTGTCCTGGCCATCAATTCTCGTATAGCAGCCCCAAAATATGGCACTTCTGAACGTCAGAAGGTAATTGATGCGATTCATGAATATATGCTAAGCAAGGCACCACCTGTTCCTCAACTCCAACTGAGCAGCCTCTCCCAAAATGGAGCCGAAAGAAAGCACGGCAGAGGCACAGGCTCTGTCTTCAACAACATTATTGGGAATAAAGTTCATGCTACCAACGGCAGGGTACGATTTTTGCGTTCTATGAATGGGCCCCCCGAACCCATGATTGCAAAaatatttggtttggttctcTTGTTTTCGTCAATACTTTATGGGATTTTGTCCGGGCGAAGGAGGTGA